The proteins below come from a single Triticum aestivum cultivar Chinese Spring chromosome 5D, IWGSC CS RefSeq v2.1, whole genome shotgun sequence genomic window:
- the LOC123124872 gene encoding zinc finger protein 8-like, whose amino-acid sequence MAMSEQDGQHATNSLPGDAANGAVDIDSFSQLPFVRPKPPPATEAGGSSPTSSIRLFGFDFPPDGAASSVTDGDAAAVSSTAPGQAAAAASAGASGGSGGRKFECHYCCRNFPTSQALGGHQNAHKRERQHAKRAQFQSAMAMQGHYPAHAYPAFGSGYHHRFVAGPPHMGRYEPPPHYPSWSNHHHLAPTMPAAVPRYYGSGPGSVSQPINGSPVPASALWRVPGVSVATPAAPRQERPTPLTLAGRDDMAVAWERRGQAAGSASSASSASSSSQHEAARHGGEAAENRANVSLDLTL is encoded by the coding sequence ATGGCCATGAGCGAGCAAGATGGGCAGCACGCCACGAACAGCCTTCCCGGGGACGCGGCGAACGGCGCCGTCGACATCGACTCCTTCTCGCAGCTCCCGTTCGTGCGGCCCAAGCCGCCCCCGGCGACGGAGGCCGGCGGGTCGAGCCCCACGTCGTCCATCCGCCTCTTCGGCTTCGACttcccgcccgacggggcggcgtcctccgtcaccgacggcgatgctgccgctgtcagctccaCTGCTCCCggccaggcggcggcggctgcgtcggCCGGTGcaagtggcggcagcggcggccgcaAGTTCGAGTGCCACTACTGCTGCCGGAACTTCCCGACGTCGCAGGCGCTGGGGGGACACCAGAACGCGCACAAGAGGGAGCGGCAGCACGCGAAGCGCGCGCAGTTCCAGAGCGCCATGGCCATGCAAGGCCACTACCCCGCGCACGCGTACCCCGCCTTCGGCAGCGGCTACCACCACCGCTTCGTCGCCGGGCCGCCGCACATGGGCCGCTACGAGCCGCCGCCGCACTACCCCTCGTGGTCCAACCACCACCACCTGGCGCCCACCATGCCAGCGGCGGTGCCCAGGTACTACGGCAGCGGCCCCGGCTCCGTGTCCCAGCCGATCAACGGCAGCCCGGTGCCGGCGTCGGCGCTCTGGCGGGTCCCGGGCGTCAGCGTGGCGACACCAGCAGCGCCGCGGCAAGAGCGGCCAACGCCCTTGACTCTTGCCGGGCGTGACGACATGGCGGTGGCGTGGGAAAGAAGAGGACAAGCAGCTGGCTCGGCGTCGTCGGCGTCATCAGCGTCGTCGTCTTCGCAGCATGAGGCCGCGCGCCACGGGGGAGAAGCCGCCGAGAACAGGGCAAACGTGAGCCTGGATCTCACCCTGTAA
- the LOC123124871 gene encoding uncharacterized protein — MGNSYSNGGSSSGHLQAPELPLHLCFFLLVLFVFLGFSWYMSYESVAETFADQGKLLLMVSPLALLLAVRLLSGGDGDGRRVDQLMSMSMPERDSIHRAGGSPWGVGLLLVLLIVMVSYQSNFRERWFAL; from the coding sequence ATGGGGAACTCGTACAGCAACGGCGGCTCGTCGTCGGGCCACCTGCAGGCGCCGGAGCTGCCGCTGCacctctgcttcttcctcctcgtgcTGTTCGTCTTCCTCGGCTTCTCCTGGTACATGAGCTACGAGTCGGTGGCGGAGACCTTCGCCGACCAGGGCAAGCTCCTGCTCATGGTGTCCCCGCTCGCGCTGCTCCTCGCGGTGCGGCTGCTGTcgggaggcgacggcgacgggcggcgcgtCGACCAGCTGATGTCCATGTCGATGCCGGAGAGGGACTCCATCCACCGCGCCGGGGGGTCGCCGTGGGGCGTCGGGCTCCTGCTCGTGCTGCTCATCGTCATGGTCTCCTACCAGTCCAACTTCCGGGAGAGGTGGTTCGCACTCTAG